A genomic window from Pseudomonas argentinensis includes:
- a CDS encoding 4'-phosphopantetheinyl transferase family protein, with amino-acid sequence MPAMTSSPLPRCCSPLDDHWPFARPLLGAQLISTHFDPGLLDDGDYLAAGVPPVRGVAKRQAEHLAGRLCAREALRRVTGVASVPAVGEDRAPQWPAQVSGSITHGQGWAAAIVAPARHWRGLGLDAEQLLPSERAERLAGEILTAGELARIADLSAERRAWRISLTFSLKESLFKALYPLVLTRFYFQEAELLSIDEDQRTATLRLLQTLSPAWPAGSQLSGLYTEVGDRLLSLVAITN; translated from the coding sequence ATGCCAGCCATGACCAGCTCCCCTCTACCTCGCTGCTGCAGCCCCCTCGACGACCACTGGCCGTTCGCCCGGCCACTGCTCGGTGCGCAATTGATCAGCACCCACTTCGACCCTGGCCTTCTGGATGACGGTGACTACCTGGCCGCTGGCGTACCGCCGGTTCGCGGCGTGGCCAAGCGCCAGGCCGAACACCTGGCCGGGCGCCTATGCGCGCGCGAGGCACTGCGCCGGGTAACCGGCGTGGCCAGTGTGCCGGCGGTCGGCGAGGATCGGGCGCCGCAATGGCCGGCGCAGGTCAGCGGCTCGATCACCCACGGCCAGGGCTGGGCCGCCGCCATCGTCGCGCCAGCCCGGCACTGGCGTGGCCTGGGCCTGGATGCCGAGCAGCTGCTCCCAAGCGAGCGAGCCGAGCGGCTGGCCGGCGAGATTCTCACGGCAGGCGAACTGGCGCGCATTGCCGACCTGAGCGCCGAGCGGCGGGCATGGCGGATCAGCCTGACCTTTTCCCTCAAGGAGAGCCTGTTCAAGGCCCTCTATCCGCTGGTGCTCACGCGCTTCTATTTCCAGGAAGCCGAACTGCTGAGCATCGATGAAGATCAACGCACCGCCACCTTGCGCCTGCTGCAAACGCTGAGCCCCGCCTGGCCGGCCGGCAGCCAGCTGTCGGGCCTGTACACCGAGGTTGGCGACCGCCTGCTGAGCCTGGTGGCGATCACCAACTGA
- a CDS encoding ATP-binding protein, with amino-acid sequence MFGYTVIAVLFMLALLPALRGAFLIALEKSVEKRLAADTGALISAARTDDGKLRMPSKLPDEEFDLPDAQLLGFIYDREGHLVWQSPSTRDISVSYLPRYDGSGDELLRTVDRQGREFYIYDVEIKLLRGQDAAFSIVTMQPASETQALYDDFMKQLYLWLGCALLLLLGLLWFGLTWGFRSLRGLREELDEVESGTRERLSDDHPRELLRLTGSLNRLLDSERQQRERYRHSLDDLAHSLKTPLSVLQGATEVITAKPENREQAQILQGQIERMSQQIGYQLQRASLRKSGLVRHRVPLARVVDNLCEALDKVYRDKQVSVQRQFDAWLEIPMERAALLELLGNLLENAYRLCLGRVRVSARIEGGTCQLCVEDDGPGVPVDQRERILRRGERLDAQHPGQGIGTAVVKDIIESYEGELFLEDSELGGAAFRVRI; translated from the coding sequence ATGTTCGGCTACACGGTGATCGCCGTGCTGTTCATGCTGGCGCTGTTGCCAGCCTTGCGGGGCGCCTTCCTGATCGCCCTGGAAAAATCAGTCGAGAAACGCCTGGCCGCCGACACCGGTGCGCTGATTTCTGCCGCTCGTACCGACGACGGCAAGCTGCGCATGCCCAGCAAGTTGCCCGACGAGGAGTTCGACCTGCCCGATGCCCAGTTGCTGGGCTTCATCTACGACCGCGAAGGGCACCTGGTCTGGCAATCGCCCTCCACGCGGGATATCTCCGTGTCCTACTTGCCGCGCTACGACGGCAGCGGTGATGAACTGCTGCGTACCGTGGACCGCCAGGGCCGCGAATTCTACATCTACGACGTGGAGATCAAGCTGCTGCGCGGCCAGGACGCAGCGTTCAGCATCGTCACCATGCAGCCGGCCAGCGAAACCCAGGCGCTGTACGACGATTTCATGAAACAACTCTATCTCTGGCTCGGCTGCGCGCTGCTGCTGCTGTTGGGGCTGCTGTGGTTCGGGCTGACCTGGGGCTTTCGCAGCCTGCGCGGTTTACGTGAGGAGCTCGATGAGGTGGAGAGCGGCACCCGCGAACGCCTGAGCGACGACCACCCCCGTGAGCTGCTGCGCCTGACCGGCTCGTTGAACCGCCTGCTGGACAGCGAACGCCAGCAGCGCGAGCGCTACCGGCATTCCCTCGATGACCTGGCGCATAGCTTGAAGACACCGCTTTCGGTGCTGCAGGGCGCCACTGAAGTGATCACCGCCAAGCCGGAGAACCGCGAGCAGGCGCAGATTCTGCAGGGGCAGATCGAGCGCATGAGCCAGCAGATCGGCTATCAGCTGCAACGCGCCAGCCTGCGCAAGAGCGGCCTGGTCCGCCACCGGGTGCCATTGGCCAGGGTGGTGGACAACCTTTGCGAGGCGCTCGACAAGGTCTACCGGGACAAACAGGTCAGCGTGCAGCGCCAGTTCGATGCCTGGCTGGAAATTCCCATGGAGCGTGCCGCGCTGCTCGAGCTGCTTGGCAACCTGCTGGAAAACGCCTATCGCCTGTGCCTGGGCCGGGTGCGCGTCAGCGCCCGAATCGAGGGCGGCACCTGCCAGCTGTGCGTGGAGGACGATGGGCCGGGCGTGCCGGTGGACCAGCGCGAGCGCATTCTTAGGCGTGGCGAGCGCCTGGACGCCCAGCACCCGGGGCAGGGCATCGGCACCGCGGTGGTCAAGGACATCATTGAAAGCTACGAGGGCGAGCTTTTTCTCGAGGACTCCGAACTGGGCGGTGCAGCATTCCGGGTGCGGATCTGA
- a CDS encoding cytochrome c3 family protein — protein MKSLLAVLGRYWRVLRRPSVHYSLGFLTLGGFIAGIIFWGGFNTALEATNTEQFCTSCHEMRDNLFVELQDTIHYNNRSGVRATCPDCHVPHQWTDKIARKMQASKEVWGKIFGTINTREKFLDKRRELAEHEWARLKANDSLECRNCHNFDFMDFTRQSKRAAQMHSTALANGEATCIDCHKGIAHKLPDMHGVPGW, from the coding sequence ATGAAATCGCTGCTTGCCGTACTCGGCCGCTACTGGAGGGTCCTGCGCCGCCCCAGCGTGCACTACAGCCTGGGCTTTCTGACCCTGGGCGGCTTTATCGCCGGGATCATCTTCTGGGGCGGTTTCAACACCGCCCTGGAGGCCACCAACACCGAGCAGTTCTGCACTTCCTGCCACGAGATGCGCGACAACCTGTTCGTCGAGCTGCAGGACACCATCCACTACAACAACCGCTCCGGGGTGCGCGCCACCTGCCCGGACTGCCATGTGCCCCACCAGTGGACGGACAAGATCGCCCGCAAGATGCAGGCCTCCAAGGAGGTGTGGGGCAAGATCTTCGGCACCATCAACACCCGCGAGAAATTCCTCGACAAACGCCGCGAGCTGGCCGAACACGAATGGGCGCGCCTGAAAGCCAACGACTCGCTGGAATGCCGCAACTGCCACAACTTCGATTTCATGGACTTCACCCGCCAGAGCAAGCGCGCCGCGCAGATGCACTCCACGGCCCTGGCCAATGGCGAGGCCACCTGCATCGACTGCCACAAGGGCATCGCCCACAAACTGCCAGACATGCACGGCGTGCCCGGCTGGTAA
- a CDS encoding outer membrane protein — MKATLSKLALATSLVFGAAATAHADNNFAGFTWGQTSNNIQKSSALNANLGNPNFDSVINNESTWGVRAGQQNDVGRYYATYEYISGSNDGLKLRQQNLLGSYDAFLPLNENGTKLFGGGTLGLVKLEQNSPGVSRDTNVGYAAGLQAGLLQEVNENASVEGGYRYLRTNASTEFAPHGEGKVGSLDLHSSGQWYLGANYKF; from the coding sequence ATGAAAGCGACTCTGAGCAAACTGGCTCTGGCAACCTCCCTGGTATTTGGCGCGGCGGCCACTGCCCACGCCGACAACAACTTCGCTGGTTTCACCTGGGGCCAGACCAGCAACAACATCCAGAAGTCTTCGGCGCTGAACGCCAATCTGGGCAACCCGAACTTCGACAGCGTCATCAACAACGAAAGCACCTGGGGCGTGCGTGCCGGCCAGCAGAACGACGTCGGCCGCTACTACGCCACCTACGAGTACATCTCCGGCAGCAATGATGGCCTCAAGCTGCGCCAGCAGAACCTGCTCGGCAGCTACGATGCCTTCCTGCCGCTGAACGAGAACGGCACCAAGCTGTTCGGTGGTGGCACCCTGGGCCTGGTCAAGCTGGAGCAGAACAGCCCCGGTGTCTCGCGCGACACCAATGTCGGGTATGCTGCCGGCTTGCAGGCGGGCCTGCTGCAGGAAGTCAACGAGAACGCCTCCGTCGAAGGTGGCTACCGTTACCTGCGCACCAACGCCAGCACCGAGTTCGCGCCGCACGGCGAAGGCAAGGTCGGCTCCCTCGATCTGCATAGCAGCGGTCAGTGGTATCTGGGTGCCAACTACAAGTTCTAA
- a CDS encoding sodium:solute symporter family protein: MSTQFLIYLFVGATFALYIGIALWTRAASTSEYYVASKGVHPVLNGMATGADWMSAASFISMAGIIAFAGYDGSVYLMGWTGGYVLLAMCLAPYLRKFGKFTVPEFIGTRYYSQTARMVAVVCVIFISFTYVAGQMRGVGIVFSRYLEVSIETGVIIGMAIVFFYSVLGGMKGITYTQVAQYCVMIFAYMVPAIFISIMITGNPIPQLGFGSEVTGTGQSVLERLNGLGAELGFTPYTDGSKSTTDVFFITMALMVGTAGLPHVIVRFFTTPTVKDARKSAGYALLFIAVLYTTAPAVAAFARTNLLTSIPNTSYEQAPGWFKTWESSGLIGWLDKNNDGVIQYGPGAAFAGKPIYSAERGDVGQRLLTNEPTAASNELYVDNDIMVLANPEIAGLPGWVIALIAAGGLAAALSTAAGLLLVISTSISHDLLKSNLMPTISEKKELLAARIAAGLAVVIAGLFGIYPPGFVAQVVAFAFGLAAASFFPAIVMGIFYKRMNKEGAIAGMIVGLTFTFAYIIYFKFINPTATANDWWFGISPEGIGTLGMIFNFVVAFVVSRMTAPPPEHIQHLVEDIRVPRGAGAAVDH; this comes from the coding sequence ATGAGTACACAGTTCCTGATCTACCTGTTCGTCGGCGCGACCTTCGCGCTGTACATCGGCATCGCCCTGTGGACGCGCGCCGCGTCGACCAGCGAATACTACGTGGCCAGCAAGGGCGTGCACCCGGTGCTCAACGGCATGGCCACGGGCGCAGACTGGATGTCGGCGGCATCCTTCATCTCCATGGCCGGGATCATTGCCTTCGCCGGTTATGACGGCTCGGTCTACCTCATGGGCTGGACTGGCGGTTATGTGCTGCTGGCCATGTGCCTGGCGCCGTATCTGCGCAAGTTCGGCAAATTCACGGTACCGGAGTTCATTGGCACCCGTTACTACTCACAGACCGCACGCATGGTCGCAGTGGTTTGCGTGATCTTCATCTCCTTCACCTACGTGGCCGGGCAGATGCGCGGGGTCGGCATCGTCTTTTCGCGTTACCTGGAGGTGAGCATCGAGACCGGCGTGATTATCGGCATGGCCATCGTGTTCTTCTATTCCGTGCTCGGCGGCATGAAGGGCATCACCTACACCCAGGTGGCGCAATACTGTGTGATGATCTTCGCCTACATGGTGCCGGCGATCTTCATCTCGATCATGATCACCGGCAACCCGATCCCGCAGTTGGGTTTCGGTAGCGAGGTCACCGGCACGGGCCAGAGCGTGCTCGAACGGCTCAACGGGCTGGGCGCGGAGCTGGGTTTCACGCCGTATACCGATGGCAGCAAGTCGACCACCGACGTGTTCTTCATCACTATGGCGCTGATGGTCGGCACCGCCGGCCTGCCGCACGTGATCGTGCGCTTTTTCACCACGCCGACGGTCAAGGATGCACGCAAGTCGGCGGGCTATGCCCTGCTGTTCATTGCCGTGCTGTATACCACCGCGCCTGCGGTGGCGGCCTTCGCCCGCACCAATTTGCTGACCAGCATTCCCAACACCAGCTACGAGCAGGCACCAGGCTGGTTCAAGACCTGGGAGAGCTCGGGACTGATCGGTTGGCTGGACAAGAACAACGACGGCGTCATCCAGTACGGCCCGGGCGCGGCGTTCGCCGGCAAGCCGATCTACAGCGCCGAGCGTGGCGATGTGGGCCAGCGCCTGCTCACCAACGAGCCCACCGCGGCGAGCAACGAACTGTACGTCGACAACGACATCATGGTGCTGGCCAACCCGGAAATCGCCGGCCTACCGGGTTGGGTGATCGCCCTGATCGCCGCTGGTGGCCTGGCGGCGGCGCTGTCCACGGCTGCCGGTTTGCTGCTGGTCATTTCGACGTCGATTTCCCATGATCTGCTCAAGAGCAACCTGATGCCGACCATCAGCGAGAAGAAGGAGCTGCTGGCCGCGCGCATCGCCGCAGGCCTGGCGGTGGTGATCGCTGGTCTGTTCGGTATCTATCCGCCGGGGTTCGTCGCCCAGGTGGTGGCATTCGCCTTCGGGCTGGCGGCCGCCTCGTTCTTCCCGGCCATCGTCATGGGCATCTTCTACAAACGCATGAACAAGGAAGGGGCGATTGCCGGGATGATCGTGGGCCTCACGTTCACCTTCGCCTACATCATCTACTTCAAGTTCATCAACCCGACGGCGACCGCCAATGACTGGTGGTTCGGCATTTCGCCCGAGGGCATCGGCACCCTGGGGATGATCTTCAATTTCGTCGTGGCCTTCGTGGTTTCGCGCATGACCGCGCCGCCACCGGAGCACATTCAGCATCTGGTCGAGGACATTCGTGTCCCGCGTGGCGCTGGCGCTGCAGTCGATCACTGA
- a CDS encoding DUF4212 domain-containing protein, whose protein sequence is MDMPKQEAAAAYWKENLRLMLWLLVIWFAVSFGCGVLFVDQLNTINAFGFPLGFWFAQQGSIYVFVLEIFFYVWKMNRLDRKYDVHED, encoded by the coding sequence ATGGACATGCCCAAGCAAGAGGCCGCTGCGGCCTATTGGAAGGAGAACCTGCGGCTGATGCTCTGGCTGCTGGTGATCTGGTTCGCCGTCTCGTTCGGCTGCGGCGTGCTCTTCGTCGATCAGCTGAACACCATCAACGCCTTTGGTTTCCCCCTGGGATTCTGGTTCGCCCAGCAAGGCTCCATCTACGTGTTCGTGCTCGAGATCTTCTTCTATGTGTGGAAGATGAATCGCCTCGATCGCAAGTACGACGTCCACGAAGACTGA
- a CDS encoding chaperone NapD, with protein MHARPEQLDAVLANLRLLDDLDVHQHSPQGKAVVVIEAVDEQLILQRIDQVNALPGVLNAALIYHECLSPQGAAQ; from the coding sequence GTGCATGCCCGCCCCGAGCAGCTCGATGCGGTGCTCGCCAACCTGCGCCTGCTCGACGACCTGGACGTGCACCAGCACAGCCCGCAAGGCAAGGCGGTGGTGGTGATCGAGGCGGTCGACGAACAACTCATCCTGCAGCGCATCGACCAGGTCAACGCGCTACCCGGCGTACTCAACGCCGCGCTGATCTACCACGAATGCCTCAGTCCGCAAGGAGCCGCTCAATGA
- a CDS encoding response regulator: MKLLVVEDEALLRHHLYTRLGEQGHVVDAVANAEEALYRVDEYHHDLAVIDLGLPGISGLDLIRQLRSRDKTFPILILTARGNWQDKVEGLASGADDYVVKPFQFEELEARLNALLRRSSGFIQSTIEAGPLLLDMNRKQALIDGTGMGLTAYEYRILEYLMRHHQQVVPKERLIEQLYPDDEERDPNVIEVLVGRLRRKLESCNGFKPIETVRGQGYLFTERCR, translated from the coding sequence ATGAAACTGCTGGTCGTGGAGGATGAAGCGCTGCTGCGCCACCATCTGTATACCCGACTCGGCGAACAAGGCCACGTGGTGGACGCGGTCGCCAACGCCGAGGAGGCGCTGTATCGCGTCGATGAATACCACCATGACCTGGCGGTGATCGATCTCGGTCTGCCAGGTATCAGCGGGCTGGATCTGATCCGCCAGCTGCGCAGTCGCGACAAGACCTTTCCCATTCTGATTCTCACCGCCCGTGGCAACTGGCAGGACAAGGTCGAAGGCCTGGCCTCCGGTGCCGACGATTACGTGGTCAAACCCTTTCAGTTCGAAGAACTGGAGGCGCGCCTCAATGCGCTGCTGCGACGCTCCTCCGGGTTCATCCAGTCGACCATCGAAGCGGGCCCGCTGCTGCTCGACATGAACCGCAAGCAGGCGCTGATCGATGGTACGGGCATGGGGCTGACTGCCTACGAGTACCGCATCCTCGAGTACCTGATGCGCCACCATCAGCAAGTAGTGCCCAAGGAGCGGCTGATCGAACAGCTGTACCCGGATGACGAGGAGCGCGATCCCAACGTCATCGAAGTGCTGGTCGGCCGCCTGCGCCGCAAGCTGGAAAGCTGCAACGGCTTCAAACCGATCGAAACGGTGCGTGGCCAGGGCTATCTGTTCACCGAGCGCTGCCGGTGA
- a CDS encoding nitrate reductase cytochrome c-type subunit — MKLPYLPLLLLAVFGVAVAADLGYPLDAPAPDGRRPGGTLTQEFPAPRIAPEENKDIRRERNYPEQPPTIPHTIAGYQVDRFGNRCLACHSRANSARSQAPMISISHYMDRDGQALAAMSPRRYFCTQCHVTQAEVKPLVENGFRNIDQILQDENQPAGRR; from the coding sequence ATGAAACTGCCTTATCTGCCCCTGCTGCTGCTCGCCGTGTTCGGCGTGGCGGTGGCCGCCGACCTCGGCTACCCGCTGGACGCCCCGGCACCGGACGGGCGCCGCCCTGGCGGCACCCTGACCCAGGAATTCCCGGCGCCGCGCATCGCCCCCGAGGAAAACAAGGACATCCGCCGCGAGCGCAACTACCCCGAGCAGCCGCCAACCATCCCCCACACCATCGCCGGCTACCAGGTGGACCGCTTCGGCAACCGTTGCCTGGCCTGCCACAGCCGCGCCAACAGCGCGCGCAGCCAGGCGCCGATGATCAGCATCAGCCACTACATGGACCGCGATGGCCAGGCCCTGGCGGCGATGTCGCCGCGCCGCTACTTCTGCACCCAGTGCCACGTTACCCAGGCCGAGGTGAAACCGCTGGTGGAAAACGGCTTCAGGAACATCGACCAGATCCTGCAGGACGAAAACCAACCTGCCGGACGCCGCTGA
- the napA gene encoding nitrate reductase catalytic subunit NapA codes for MSMTRREFTKAQAAAIAAAAAGLPIASTASNLIADAENTRLDWNKAPCRFCGTGCSVMVATRDNRVVATHGDIKAEVNRGLNCIKGYFLSKIMYGVDRLTTPLLRMKNGAYDKQGEFQPVSWGQAFDIMEKKFKAALREHGPQAVGMFGSGQWTIWEGYAANKLMKAGFRSNNIDPNARHCMASAVMGFMRTFGMDEPMGCYDDIEATDSFVLWGSNMAEMHPVLWSRVTDRRLSKPGVKVAVLSTFEHRSFDLADIPMVFKPQTDLLILNYIANHIIQSGAVNQDFVKRHTRFALGADDIGYGLRPDNPLEVKARNAKNANTWSDMSFEQFAAFVKPYTLERAARESGVPAERLKALAELYADPQRKVVSFWTMGFNQHTRGVWANNLIYNIHLLTGKISEPGNSPFSLTGQPSACGTAREVGTFSHRLPADLVVTNPKHRATAEKIWKLPAGTIQEKPGFHAVEQSRMLKDGVLKVYWTQVSNNMQAGPNIMQEVLPGWRKPDNFVIVSDVYPTTSAQAADLILPSAMWVEKEGAYGNAERRTQFWHQLVGAPGEARSDLWQLVEFSKRFTTDEVWPAELLATAPELKGKTLYEVLYENGQVDAFPAEQLETGFRNDEAEAFGFYLQKGLFEEYAQFGRGHGHDLAPFDRYHSERGLRWPVVEGAETRWRYREGHDPYVAKGSELQFYGYPDNRAIIFALPYEPPAEAPDDDYPFWLSTGRVLEHWHTGSMTQRVDELHRAVPDALVYMHPDDAKALNARRGSEVKVISRRGEIRARIETRGRNKPPRGLVFVPFFDANKLINKVTLDATDPISKQTDYKKCAVKIQLISAA; via the coding sequence ATGAGCATGACCCGCCGCGAATTCACCAAGGCCCAGGCCGCAGCCATCGCTGCCGCTGCTGCCGGCCTGCCGATCGCCTCCACCGCCAGCAACCTGATCGCCGATGCGGAAAACACCCGCCTGGACTGGAACAAGGCACCCTGCCGCTTCTGCGGCACCGGCTGCAGCGTGATGGTCGCCACCCGCGACAACCGCGTGGTGGCCACCCACGGCGACATCAAGGCCGAGGTCAACCGTGGCCTGAACTGCATCAAGGGCTACTTCCTGTCGAAGATCATGTACGGCGTCGACCGCCTGACCACGCCCTTGCTGCGCATGAAGAACGGCGCTTACGACAAGCAGGGCGAATTCCAGCCAGTCAGCTGGGGGCAGGCCTTCGACATCATGGAGAAGAAGTTCAAGGCCGCCCTGCGCGAGCACGGCCCCCAGGCCGTGGGCATGTTCGGCTCGGGGCAGTGGACGATCTGGGAAGGCTACGCCGCCAACAAGCTGATGAAGGCCGGCTTTCGCAGCAACAACATCGACCCCAACGCGCGCCACTGCATGGCCTCGGCGGTGATGGGCTTCATGCGCACCTTCGGCATGGACGAGCCAATGGGCTGCTACGACGACATCGAGGCCACCGACAGCTTCGTGCTATGGGGTTCGAACATGGCCGAGATGCACCCGGTGCTGTGGAGCCGGGTCACCGACCGGCGCCTGAGCAAGCCCGGCGTCAAGGTCGCCGTGCTGTCGACCTTCGAGCACCGCAGCTTCGACCTGGCCGACATCCCCATGGTGTTCAAGCCGCAGACCGACCTGCTGATCCTCAACTACATCGCCAACCACATCATCCAGAGCGGCGCGGTGAACCAGGATTTCGTCAAACGCCACACCCGCTTCGCCCTGGGCGCCGACGACATCGGCTATGGCCTGCGCCCGGACAATCCGCTGGAGGTGAAGGCCAGGAACGCGAAGAATGCCAACACCTGGAGCGACATGTCGTTCGAGCAGTTCGCCGCCTTCGTCAAACCCTACACCCTGGAGCGCGCCGCCCGGGAATCGGGCGTGCCGGCCGAGCGCCTCAAGGCCCTGGCAGAGCTGTACGCCGACCCGCAACGCAAGGTGGTGTCGTTCTGGACCATGGGCTTCAACCAGCACACCCGCGGCGTGTGGGCCAACAACCTGATCTACAACATCCATTTGCTGACCGGCAAGATCAGCGAACCGGGCAACAGCCCCTTCTCGCTGACCGGCCAGCCCTCGGCCTGCGGCACCGCCCGCGAAGTTGGCACCTTCTCCCATCGCCTGCCCGCCGACCTGGTGGTGACCAACCCGAAACACCGCGCCACCGCCGAGAAGATCTGGAAGCTGCCCGCCGGCACCATCCAGGAAAAGCCCGGCTTCCACGCCGTGGAGCAGAGCCGCATGCTCAAGGACGGCGTGCTCAAGGTGTACTGGACCCAGGTCAGCAACAACATGCAGGCCGGCCCCAACATCATGCAGGAGGTGCTGCCGGGCTGGCGCAAGCCGGATAATTTCGTGATCGTCTCCGACGTCTACCCGACCACCTCGGCCCAGGCCGCCGACCTGATCCTGCCCAGCGCCATGTGGGTCGAGAAGGAAGGTGCCTACGGCAACGCCGAGCGTCGCACGCAGTTCTGGCACCAGTTGGTCGGTGCACCGGGCGAGGCCAGATCCGACCTGTGGCAGCTGGTGGAATTCTCCAAGCGCTTCACCACCGACGAGGTCTGGCCCGCCGAGCTGCTGGCCACGGCGCCAGAGCTCAAGGGCAAGACGCTCTATGAAGTGCTGTACGAGAACGGCCAGGTCGACGCCTTCCCGGCCGAACAGCTGGAAACGGGCTTTCGCAACGACGAAGCGGAGGCCTTCGGCTTCTACCTGCAGAAGGGCCTGTTCGAGGAATATGCCCAGTTTGGCCGCGGCCATGGCCACGACCTGGCGCCCTTCGACCGCTACCACAGCGAGCGCGGTCTGCGTTGGCCGGTGGTGGAAGGCGCTGAAACCCGCTGGCGCTACCGCGAGGGCCACGACCCCTACGTGGCCAAGGGCAGCGAGTTGCAGTTCTACGGCTACCCGGACAACCGCGCGATCATCTTCGCCCTGCCCTACGAGCCGCCAGCCGAGGCGCCGGATGACGATTACCCGTTCTGGCTCAGCACCGGCCGCGTGCTCGAGCACTGGCACACCGGCAGCATGACCCAGCGTGTCGACGAGCTGCACCGCGCCGTGCCCGACGCCCTGGTGTACATGCACCCGGACGACGCCAAGGCCCTCAACGCCCGGCGCGGCAGCGAGGTGAAGGTGATCAGCCGACGCGGCGAGATCCGCGCGCGCATCGAGACCCGCGGGCGCAACAAGCCGCCCCGTGGCCTGGTGTTCGTGCCCTTCTTCGACGCCAACAAGCTGATCAACAAGGTCACCCTGGATGCCACCGACCCGATCTCCAAGCAGACCGACTACAAGAAGTGCGCGGTGAAGATCCAGTTGATCAGCGCGGCATGA
- the napE gene encoding periplasmic nitrate reductase, NapE protein, giving the protein MPSPSEDTGGKRRERRLFLFLVIFLFPLLSVALVGAYGFAVWFLQMLFGPPGPPN; this is encoded by the coding sequence ATGCCCAGCCCATCCGAAGACACCGGGGGCAAACGCCGCGAACGCCGGCTGTTTCTATTCCTGGTGATATTCCTCTTCCCGCTGCTCTCCGTAGCTCTCGTCGGCGCCTACGGCTTCGCCGTGTGGTTCCTGCAGATGCTCTTCGGCCCGCCCGGCCCACCCAACTGA